AAAAACGAAGTTATCTCCGCAAACAACCGGCTTTGCTCGGACCACAGGTAGCAGCTTTGTCCACACTGGATACAGAAGAAAATCTGTACAAAGCGGATGGGATTTCGGAAGACTCTCTATCCATTGATGCAGTTATACGATTCTTGCGGCAATGGAAGGGAACTGTACAGGAAAATGGTCGCCAGCTTAAAATGCTTGAGAAAGAGCTTCGTGAAAAAGAGGATGAACTTCATGAACTGCGTTGCGAGAATGATCGTCTGTCTAAGGAAGTAAATGAAGTACAGACCGATTATCGTGTTGTAAACGACGATTATAAAGCTTTGATTCAGATTATGGATCGTGCTCGCAGACTCGCATTTCTGACAGAAGAAGAAGAGGAACTCAAAACGAGATTCAAAATGGACGCCAACGGGAATCTGGAACGAATTGAATAACAAAATGTGTTTGATGTTAAGCATTAGATAAGGGCCCGTCACACCTCCGTTACATAACGGCGGGTATGACGGGTTTTTTGTTTGCCGTTTTTGTTCTATTATAAGTAAAAGCAACTATTGGAGTAGAGGTAGGGATGCAGCATGATCATTGACGTTGTAGGATCAGGGTCACTGGGTCTTTTGTATGGAGGAAAGCTTCAGGACGCAGGCAACGAGGTTCGATTTTGGACCAGAACAGCTGAGCAGGCAAATAAACTGAGTTTAGAAGGATTTAAGGTCATTGAACGAGAGAAAACCATCCAGATATCATCTGAGCATATCCAGGTAAAACCGATTACGGAGTTAACCCGAGTGTGGGAACACTCGCCTGGAGATTGGCTACTATTAATGGTGAAACAGACAGCGATACAGGATGTTATACGTGAACTTGGTCCATTGGAGGCGCGAGTGATGAACATCGCATGTTTCCAAAATGGGGTTGGACATCTGGATTATGTGCAATCCAATATGCCGCATTCCAATGTATATAGCGTCATAACGACAGAAGGGGCGAAACGTCAGCAAGATGGAGTCATCCGTGCGGGTATAGGAGAGACCTGGTTGGGCAAAAGTGCAGATGTACGTATCTCATCTCTAACGCCGATGGATCAAAATGAACCCATTCGTTTACAGGGGCTTTTGCAGCAGGCAGGATTTGGCTGTACAGTGTCGAATGAAATCGATAAGCTGATTTATAGGAAGTTGTTAATCAATGCTGTTATTAACCCTCTTACCGCAATATGGCGTATTCCTAACGGTGAGTTAATCACAAGGGAAGAGCGAATTAGGTTCATGCGTCAGCTGTATGATGAGGCATTGGCAGTATATGAAGGCAGCGGAATACTTATTGATGGGGATGTATGGGAACAAATTCTCTCCGTCTGTCGTTCTACAGCCTCGAATACATCCTCCATGCTGTCGGATGTTTTGCATGGACAACAAACGGAGGTGCAATCCATTAACGGGCAAATCGTAAGTATGGCGTGTCGGTGTGGCCTGTTTGCTCCGACGCATGAAGTACTGCTTCATCTGATTGAAGGTATGCAACCGGAAGGAGTGAGTTAATGGGATTTTTTATTGTACTGAGCATACTGCCGTTCTTTCCGTTTATTCTTGTGTATTGGATCATGTACGGATGGAAGAAAGATAAGCGTGTGGCGTTGAGTTCGGCGATGGATGTAACAACCTTATTTCTTATTTTCTCAGTATCGGCGTTATTCAACTTAACATTTGATTCGAATTTTGGATTTTATTTAACACTTATACTCATACTAATAGCGCTTGGATTCATCGGAGGAGCACAAAATAGGCTCAAAGGTAAGGTCGATGGGGGTAGAATGTTCCGGGCCGTTTGGCGCATGGCTTTTGTCATAATGAGTTTTGGGTATGTTTTGTTTACTATATTTGGATTATTTAGATACTTCATGAAACAGATGTGAGGATACATAACGCAAAAAGGCTAAAAAATGTGTCGATTTTGTCGAAAACTGAAAAAAACATTACTTTCTGAAAAAGTAATGTAGATTTTTTTGACCGGTGGTTGTATAATCTATAAACATATACCACATCAATTTAGGGGGAAAGTGTTAGATGAAAAGGAAAAGTCTATTAGTCCTTTTGACGCTGATTTTGGCGTTCGGTACCGTACTTGCAGCGTGCGGATCGAAAAACGAAGGCACAGGTAACACCGATACTGGTTCTGCAACCGAAGGAAATGGTCTTGCTAAAGATCAAGTCCTGAAAATTAACCTGTCAGCTGAACCTCCTACGTTAGACCCGGCTCAAGCAAAAGACAGCCAAACCAACACTGTTCTGAAATTCTTGTATGAAGGTCTTGTGCGTATCGACGCTGATGGTAAAGAAGCTCCAGGCGTTGCTAAAGACTGGACAATCTCCGAAGATGGTTTGAAATATGTTTTCAACCTGAACCCGGATGCAAAATGGAGCAACGGTGATGCAATCACTGCCGAAGACTTTGTACGTTCTTGGGAACGTGCGTTGAAACCGGAAACAGCTTCTCCATATGCTTACCAATTGTATTACATCAAAGGTGCTGAGGGTTACAACCTGAGCAAAGACGAAACATATAAAGGTACTAAAATCACAGACTTCTCTCAAGTAGGTGTTAAAGCTACTGATGAGCACACGCTGGAAGTAACGTTGGAAAACCCAACACCTTACTTCTTGGGTCTGACAGCATTCTACACGTACTACCCAGTACACAAGTCTGCTGACACGAATGACAAATTCTTCACAGACTACAAAAACATGATCGTTAACGGACCATTCACAATGGATCAATACGCTAAAGGTCAAAAAATCGTCGTGAAGAAAAACGAAGGCTACCATGCAGCTTCCGATATCAAATTGTCTGAAATCAACATGTCCCTGACAAACAGCAGTGCTTCTGAACTGCAAGCTTACAAATCAGGACAATTGGACTACACAGGCGCACCTAACGGTGAAATTCCTTCCGACCAAATTCCTTCTGTAAAAGCGGAATTGCCGGACGAGTTTAAAGCTACTGGTATTGCTAGTACGTACTACTACCAGTTCAACGTTAATGAAGCTCCATTTAACAACGTTAAAATCCGTAAAGCTTTTGCAATGGCTATTGAACGTCAATTGATTGTTGACAAAGTAACACAAGGTGGACAAATTCCAGCTTTCGGCTTTGTACCTCCAGGTATCCGCGGTGAAAACGGCGAATTCCGTGATGAGCACAAAGATGACTACTTCACTGAAAACGTAGAAGAAGCTAAGAAATTGCTTGCTGAAGGTATGAAAGAAGAAGGCTACACAACATTGCCTGCAGTAACATTGATCTATAACACTAGTGACGGTCACGCGAAAATCGCTCTTGCTGTTGCTGATATGTGGAAGAAAAACCTTGGTGTTGACGTGAAAACGGAAAACCAAGAGTGGGGCGTATTCCTTGAGAACCGTCAAAACCAAAACTTCCAAGTGGCTCGTGCAGGTTGGTCTGCGGACTACAACGATCCGTACAACTTCTTGGAAATGTGGACAACAGGCAACACAAACAACGATGCTAAATTCAGCAACGAACAGTTTGACAAAGATGTTAAAGAAACTGTAAAATCGGCTGATCCTGCTACACGTATGGCTGCTTTTGCTGATGCAGAGAAAGTCCTGATTCAAGATGAAATGGCAGTAATGCCAATCTATTACTACACTAATGTATCTTTGACTAAGCCTTACCTGAAAGGCGTACAACTTGATTTCAGTGGAGCGATTGACTTCACTCGTGCATATCTGGAAGAGAAATAAGTTGTTCTGAAGTCTATATGATTACTTCGGGATATATATGTGGAATTCCATATATATCCCGATTTTTTTGTATGTGCACCGATTTTCCTTATAATTCTTGAAATTTCCGATAAATGGATTGGACATTATTCTTGTCTAATTCTACAATCGATTTGTATACAAA
Above is a window of Paenibacillus sp. E222 DNA encoding:
- a CDS encoding ketopantoate reductase family protein is translated as MIIDVVGSGSLGLLYGGKLQDAGNEVRFWTRTAEQANKLSLEGFKVIEREKTIQISSEHIQVKPITELTRVWEHSPGDWLLLMVKQTAIQDVIRELGPLEARVMNIACFQNGVGHLDYVQSNMPHSNVYSVITTEGAKRQQDGVIRAGIGETWLGKSADVRISSLTPMDQNEPIRLQGLLQQAGFGCTVSNEIDKLIYRKLLINAVINPLTAIWRIPNGELITREERIRFMRQLYDEALAVYEGSGILIDGDVWEQILSVCRSTASNTSSMLSDVLHGQQTEVQSINGQIVSMACRCGLFAPTHEVLLHLIEGMQPEGVS
- a CDS encoding RsfA family transcriptional regulator → MTAVRQDAWSTEDDLILAEVTLRHIREGSTQLAAFEEVGEKIGRTSAACGFRWNSCVRKKYESAISNAKAQRQKRSYLRKQPALLGPQVAALSTLDTEENLYKADGISEDSLSIDAVIRFLRQWKGTVQENGRQLKMLEKELREKEDELHELRCENDRLSKEVNEVQTDYRVVNDDYKALIQIMDRARRLAFLTEEEEELKTRFKMDANGNLERIE
- a CDS encoding DUF3397 domain-containing protein — translated: MGFFIVLSILPFFPFILVYWIMYGWKKDKRVALSSAMDVTTLFLIFSVSALFNLTFDSNFGFYLTLILILIALGFIGGAQNRLKGKVDGGRMFRAVWRMAFVIMSFGYVLFTIFGLFRYFMKQM
- a CDS encoding ABC transporter substrate-binding protein — encoded protein: MKRKSLLVLLTLILAFGTVLAACGSKNEGTGNTDTGSATEGNGLAKDQVLKINLSAEPPTLDPAQAKDSQTNTVLKFLYEGLVRIDADGKEAPGVAKDWTISEDGLKYVFNLNPDAKWSNGDAITAEDFVRSWERALKPETASPYAYQLYYIKGAEGYNLSKDETYKGTKITDFSQVGVKATDEHTLEVTLENPTPYFLGLTAFYTYYPVHKSADTNDKFFTDYKNMIVNGPFTMDQYAKGQKIVVKKNEGYHAASDIKLSEINMSLTNSSASELQAYKSGQLDYTGAPNGEIPSDQIPSVKAELPDEFKATGIASTYYYQFNVNEAPFNNVKIRKAFAMAIERQLIVDKVTQGGQIPAFGFVPPGIRGENGEFRDEHKDDYFTENVEEAKKLLAEGMKEEGYTTLPAVTLIYNTSDGHAKIALAVADMWKKNLGVDVKTENQEWGVFLENRQNQNFQVARAGWSADYNDPYNFLEMWTTGNTNNDAKFSNEQFDKDVKETVKSADPATRMAAFADAEKVLIQDEMAVMPIYYYTNVSLTKPYLKGVQLDFSGAIDFTRAYLEEK